Genomic segment of Verrucomicrobiota bacterium:
GCCAGCCCGTTGGGCAGATGCGTATCGCGCGGGTCCATGTTCACCTGGTTGAACAGGTGGCGGTTCATGTACTGCCGATAGGAATTGGCATCTTCCGATGACAACCCGACATATTCATCCAGATTGAAGGTGTGGCAGAGGGAAAAATCCAGTTTCTCCTCGCGGTGCTGGTGGACGAGTTGACGATACACCGCCTCCATGGTGCCGCCGGTTGCCAGGCCCAGCACCAGGTACGGGTTACTCCGTAACTCTCCGGCCGCAATTCGCGCCACCAGGCGCGCCGCCGATTCCGCCGTTGGTCTTATGATGACTTCCATAGCTGCGTGTCACTCTAGTTTATCTGCCGGGGGTTTGTCCAGTTGGCCATTCCGTCACGGCACACCATCATGTGTCTATGCGTAAACTTGATACCAGAACCGCCCGGCGTTGAAAGATAATTATTGTGGTTAAACTGGTTAGCCACGCACACCGTGCAAACGGCCTGAAGTTTTTACCAGGTCTGGCATCCGGTTTTTTGTAAAAGTTTCTTTCGTAATTTTTTTGCCATGGCCGTTTCCCAAGGTAACATGTCGTCCACATGTTGCGCTTAGGTACGCTCGCTTTGAAGTCCAACCTGTTCCTTTCGCCGCTGGCGGGTTACACCAACCTGCCATTCCGGCTGGCGGTGAGGGAACTGGGCGGTCTGGATTTATGCACGACGGACCTGGTGAACGCGCGATCCCTGATCGAGAAGCGATCCAAGGCTTTCAAGTTGATTGAAAGCCGCCCCGAGGATCACCCGCTGGCCGTGCAATTATTCGGCTCCGTGCCGGAGGAAATGCGTGATGCCGCTGGGTTGATGGAGTCCATTGGCATCGCGTCGGTGGACATCAACATGGGCTGTCCGGTGCGCAAGGTCTGCCAGGTGGGCGGCGGTTCTGCGATGATGAAGGAATTGGACCGCACTTCCGCGCTGGTGCGCATGATGGTCAACGCCGTCAAAATTCCCGTCACCGCCAAGATGCGTTTGGGCTGGGACGAGCAGAACCTCACCGCGCCAGACCTGGCGCGCGCCTTGGAGGACGCGGGGATCGCGGCGGTGTTTGTGCATGGCCGGACGCGCGAGCAGGGATTTGGCGGGGTAGTGAACCTGGCGGGCATTCGCTCGGTGGTGCAGGCAGTCCGGCAAATTCCGGTGATCGGCAACGGCGACGTGACCACACCGCAGGCAGCCAAAATGATGCTGGAGGAAACCGGTTGCGCCGGGATCAGCATTGGGCGCGGCGCGTTCTATAATCCCTGGATTTTCAACCACACCCGGCACTATCTGGAAACCGGCGAACTGCTGCCGGAGCCCGTCCTTGAGGAGCGCCTCCGCCTGATGCGGCGGCACCTCGCTTGGATGATCGAGGTATTTGGCGAGGAACATGGCTGCCGGATGTTTCGCAAGATCGCGCCTTGGTACGCGCGCCGGTTCGGCCCGGCCAACGAATTCACCAAACGGGTCACCCTGTTGCGCAGCCAGGCGCATTTCGAGGAAATCCTCGCGCATTATCTGCAATGGCGCCGCCAATTTCTGGATGACACTGGTGAATTAAAACCGCGCTTCCAACCGCCGCCACTGGTCGCCAGTTTCATGCTCGCGCCGGGCCAAGTGGCCCACAGCATTCCCGTGCCCAAGGGACCCGTGGAGAAGTGGTAACTGACGTCAGCGGCTACGGGGAGGCTGGATGAAAAACTGGACCAAAACTGGACCATTTCTGTACCAAAAATGAAATTTTCAGGTAGTGGTTTCGACGGAGGTCATTTTTATAAGTTGATGTAAAACAGACTGTTGTGAGGCTTGGGAGTCAACCGCCGCTGGTCCATTTTGCAGGGGGGTGGTGCAGTTTGGTTGCGGGAAGGTGGCCAGAAGCTGGCGCAACGAGTTCTGGCAAAAGGCGAAGCTGTTGGAAAACAGCATCCGATCCAGGTTCATGAACCGTTGGGCGGTTCGAAAGT
This window contains:
- the dusB gene encoding tRNA dihydrouridine synthase DusB, with the protein product MLRLGTLALKSNLFLSPLAGYTNLPFRLAVRELGGLDLCTTDLVNARSLIEKRSKAFKLIESRPEDHPLAVQLFGSVPEEMRDAAGLMESIGIASVDINMGCPVRKVCQVGGGSAMMKELDRTSALVRMMVNAVKIPVTAKMRLGWDEQNLTAPDLARALEDAGIAAVFVHGRTREQGFGGVVNLAGIRSVVQAVRQIPVIGNGDVTTPQAAKMMLEETGCAGISIGRGAFYNPWIFNHTRHYLETGELLPEPVLEERLRLMRRHLAWMIEVFGEEHGCRMFRKIAPWYARRFGPANEFTKRVTLLRSQAHFEEILAHYLQWRRQFLDDTGELKPRFQPPPLVASFMLAPGQVAHSIPVPKGPVEKW